In Capricornis sumatraensis isolate serow.1 chromosome 16, serow.2, whole genome shotgun sequence, a genomic segment contains:
- the WNT11 gene encoding protein Wnt-11, giving the protein MRARPQVCQALLFALALQTGVCYGIKWLALSKTPAALALNQTQHCKQLEGLVSAQVQLCRSNLELMHTIVHAAREVMKACRRAFADMRWNCSSIELAPNYLLDLERGTRESAFVYALSAAAISHAIARACTSGDLPGCSCGPVPGEPPGPGNRWGGCADNLSYGLLMGAKFSDAPMKVKKTGSQANKLMRLHNSEVGRQALRASLEMKCKCHGVSGSCSIRTCWKGLQELRDVAADLKTRYLSATKVVHRPMGTRKHLVPKDLDIRPVKDSELVYLQSSPDFCMKNEKVGSHGTQDRQCNKTSHGSDSCDLMCCGRGYNPYTDRVVERCHCKYHWCCYVTCRRCERTVERYVCK; this is encoded by the exons ATGAGGGCGCGGCCGCAGgtctgccaggctctgctctTCGCCCTGGCGCTCCAGACCGGCGTGTGCTATGGCATCAAGTGGCT GGCCCTGTCCAAGACCCCGGCGGCCCTGGCGCTGAACCAGACGCAGCACTGCAAGCAGCTGGAGGGCCTGGTGTCTGCGCAGGTACAGCTGTGCCGCAGCAACCTGGAGCTCATGCACACCATCGTGCACGCCGCCCGCGAGGTCATGAAGGCCTGCCGCCGGGCCTTCGCTGACATGCGCTGGAACTGCTCCTCCATCGAGCTCGCCCCCAACTATCTGCTCGACCTGGAGAGAG GGACCCGGGAGTCAGCCTTCGTGTATGCGCTGTCGGCGGCCGCCATCAGCCACGCCATCGCCCGGGCCTGCACCTCCGGCGACCTGCCCGGCTGCTCCTGCGGCCCCGTCCCAGGTGAGCCACCCGGGCCCGGGAACCGCTGGGGAGGATGTGCGGACAACCTCAGCTACGGGCTCCTCATGGGGGCCAAGTTTTCCGATGCTCCTATGAAGGTGAAAAAAACAGGATCCCAAGCCAATAAACTGATGCGTCTACACAACAGTGAAGTGGGGAGACAG GCTCTGCGTGCCTCTCTGGAAATGAAGTGTAAGTGCCATGGGGTTTCTGGCTCCTGCTCCATCCGCACCTGCTGGAAGGGGCTGCAGGAGCTTCGGGATGTGGCCGCCGACCTCAAGACCCGCTACCTGTCGGCCACCAAGGTGGTGCACCGACCCATGGGTACCCGCAAGCACTTGGTGCCCAAGGACCTGGACATCCGGCCTGTGAAGGACTCGGAGCTCGTCTATCTGCAGAGCTCTCCTGACTTCTGCATGAAGAATGAGAAGGTGGGCTCGCACGGGACGCAGGACAG GCAGTGCAACAAGACATCACATGGCAGCGACAGCTGTGACCTCATGTGCTGTGGACGCGGCTACAACCCTTACACAGACCGCGTGGTCGAGCGTTGCCACTGCAAGTACCACTGGTGCTGCTACGTCACCTGCCGCAGGTGTGAGCGCACCGTGGAGCGCTACGTCTGCAAGTGA